The Helianthus annuus cultivar XRQ/B chromosome 16, HanXRQr2.0-SUNRISE, whole genome shotgun sequence genome includes a window with the following:
- the LOC110919684 gene encoding BTB/POZ domain-containing protein POB1 codes for MTESNFELFDPKTFDPRTLIMDSPEDACDHGDFGFAFNDSNFSDRVLRIYIFSESPSAVRVKTLHISSPILAARSPFFYKLFSNGMRESEQFHATLRINASEEAGLMELLKFMYSNNLTVTSAPAVLDVLIAANKFDVASCMRHCSRLLRNLPMTPESVLVYLDLPSTIINADAFQPLTLAAKQFYVVHYKDMTKFEDEILSLPLAGVEVIIASDDLQVHSEDVVYNFVLKWARAQYPNIEDRREIIWTRLAKFIRYPYMTRIFLENVLICNEFDPQFAQMVVGEANAFKADVTHKYIIDENSNLNHRFVERAYILRPVKMVKFEKPRPRLVVYMDLKRDMCASLFPRGEFFSEGFELGGHTFYFYALCDIAKKSSLHYFWLYLAIREKEAAYDVFDYEFAARSKPSKEFERKSGGKKKTGNRYLFGTPLASFIGQSKTADEFGIKCNGKYVCTGGKKEIEYQYLFGSLWTSFIGEDSVYFVDGVLRLKVELTYRH; via the exons ATGACTGAATCGAATTTTGAACTGTTCGACCCTAAAACCTTCGATCCTAGAACGCTCATCATGGATTCTCCTGAAGATGCCTGTGACCATGGCGACTTCGGTTTTGCCTTCAACGATAGCAACTTCTCCGATCGCGTTCTTCGCATCTATATCTTTTCTGAGTCCCCATCAG CAGTAAGAGTAAAAACCTTGCATATTAGCTCTCCAATTTTAGCTGCAAGAAGTCCATTTTTCTACAAG CTCTTTTCAAACGGGATGAGAGAGTCAGAACAATTCCATGCAACTTTGAGAATCAATGCCTCAG AGGAAGCGGGTCTCATGGAACTATTGAAGTTTATGTATAGCAACAATTTGACGGTTACAAGTGCTCCTGCGGTGCTGGATGTACTAATTGCTGCTAACAAATTTGATGTGGCTTCATGCATGAGACATTGCAGTCGTTTATTAAGAAATCTACCAATGACACCTGAATCCGTACTGGTTTATCTTGATCTCCCTTCCACTATTATAAATGCCGACGCATTTCAGCCGTTAACGCTTGCCGCCAAGCAGTTCTATGTTGTACATTACAAAGACATGACCAA GTTTGAAGATGAGATTCTTAGCTTGCCACTTGCTGGTGTAGAGGTGATTATCGCTAGTGATGACCTCCAGGTGCATTCAGAAGATGTAGTTTACAACTTTGTCCTTAAATGGGCTCGGGCACAGTACCCTAATATCGAGGATCGCCGTGAAATCATCTGGACCCGCCTTGCAAAGTTTATTCGTTACCCTTACATGACGCGTATATTCCTTGAAAATGTCTTGATTTGCAACGAATTCGACCCTCAATTTGCCCAAATGGTTGTAGGGGAAGCAAATGCTTTCAAAGCGGATGTCACACACAAATACATCATTGATGAAAACTCTAATCTCAACCATAGGTTTGTGGAACGGGCCTACATACTCCGACCCGTTAAGATGGTTAAATTTGAAAAGCCTCGTCCACGTCTTGTAGTATACATGGATTTAAAACGTGACATGTGTGCAAGTTTGTTTCCACGGGGCGAGTTTTTTTCAGAAGGATTTGAGTTGGGTGGTCACACATTTTACTTCTACGCCCTATGTGACATTGCCAAAAAGAGCTCGTTACACTATTTCTGGCTTTATTTGGCTATACGGGAAAAAGAGGCAGCTTATGATGTGTTTGATTATGAGTTTGCAGCACGGTCAAAGCCCTCTAAAGAGTTTGAGAGAAAATCCGGTGGAAAGAAGAAGACTGGGAACCGATATTTGTTTGGAACCCCATTGGCTTCGTTTATCGGACAGTCAAAGACCGCTGACGAGTTTGGGATAAAATGCAACGGGAAATATGTATGTACGGGTGGAAAGAAGGAGATTGAGTACCAATATTTGTTTGGAAGCCTGTGGACTTCGTTTATCGGGGAAGATAGTGTCTATTTCGTTGATGGTGTCCTACGTCTTAAGGTTGAACTTACTTATAGGCATTGA
- the LOC110916970 gene encoding F-box protein SKIP27, translated as MTLGNDYRFGLVKRTSSFGRKRIFILNEFDIESIDSDSVSPTKKRSIGSGSGSERSLLEALPQDILIKVLCGVEHDDLKRLFRVSKPIREAAMIAKKLHFAYSTPTKVPAFRCSIDPSELDGDEIEAPNAPRQSRVARSRLDKKKLASLSVALFASDEDEM; from the exons atgaCATTGGGGAATGATTACAGGTTTGGGTTAGTAAAACGCACTAGCTCATTCGGTCGAAAGAGGATTTTTATTTTGAACGAATTCGACATCGAatctatcgattcggattcggtTTCCCCCACGAAGAAACGATCAATCGGTTCGGGTTCGGGTAGTGAGAGATCGTTGCTAGAAGCTCTTCCTCAGGATATTCTT ATTAAGGTTTTATGTGGTGTGGAGCATGATGATCTAAAGAGACTGTTTCGTGTATCGAAGCCGATTAGAGAAGCT GCTATGATTGCAAAGAAGCTGCACTTTGCGTATAGTACACCGACAAAGGTCCCTGCCTTTCGTTGCTCGATTGATCCATCGGAGCTCGATGGTGATGAAATTGAAGCTCCAAATGCTCCAAGACAGTCGAGAGTAGCTCGTTCTCGACTGGATAAGAAGAAACTGGCAAGCCTCTCGGTGGCCTTGTTTGCTTCGGATGAAGATGAGATGTAA